The Brassica oleracea var. oleracea cultivar TO1000 chromosome C6, BOL, whole genome shotgun sequence genomic interval AAATAAGGGAAAAATAAGTGAGACTAGTCAATTCTGAGTAAAACTTTCAACTTTTTATGTGTTTAACTGTTTATTGAATAATATAATAATATGAATAAGAATGTTTTTGCAGAAAAAAATATGAATGTCTTTGGTTTTTTTTTTGTAATTCAACATCAACTTATCATTAGCCAAATGTGAATACAGGATTACAACCTCAAGAGATTTAAACTCAACATAAAACCGACGGGATCTAGTAACAAACACTACACAATCTAATCGTCGATGTATTTTTCACCACTATGAAACGAATTCCCCTCACGACCCGAGAGAAACCGTTTTTTAGACCCCTAATTAGACCAAACAGACTATGGCCAAAACCGGATTCTAACTAAACGAACAAGCAATTGGTCTCCTCATGTTCCGAGTTCAGTTTGTGTACCAATTGCCACAACACCAGAAGGCGCTTTCCGATCTTGACACATTCCCGTCGTCCACCACTACCTCGCTCCTTAGCCTGAAACCGGACAGCAACATCTGGACTGAAAGGCTGTCCTTGGTAACGGTTGACCTGGAACCAGTTCCTTAAATAGCAGCTTCAGGAGGTACGAAACTCTTACTACCGGGTCAAAACTCAGTCCATACACCAGCGCAGGGAAGTAGAGCTCCGCCACGCTTCACCGGCCAAGACCGCTCCTCTGGTTGACCACTCCTTTGGTTTGAATCTTGGAACATGATGTCTCCGAGAATCGGAGAGCAATCCTCCATCCACCGCCTATCATACCCCATCCATCTCACCGGCACAATCGGAAGTAGATCCGAGATAAAGAAGTCGTCTGACCGATCCACGCGCCGCCACCGTGACGCTCTCGTCGGGATCTGAAAAAGTTGAAAACCAGATCCAGCAAGCTCGTCGGACCTAAAAGCCGACTCTCCTCTCCACAGACGCACTGTATGTCTCGCCGCCTCTCCAATGGACGCCGGACCGCCACCGTCAAACAGCTCACGAACGCAAGGGCTCGAACAGGCTCAGAGCAAGTTGCATATTGACAAAGGTTAGTCGAGGAGGAGGAGAGCAAAGGGAAAAGGAGATTAAGAGGAGAGAGGGGTTACCTCCGGTCCAGCCACGACGGCTGGCCGGAGTTAGGGTTTTATTTTGAAAGTTGTCGCCTCTGGTTCTTCGTAAGAGAGAAAAAGAGCTTTTTTTTTTTGGACAAACAGATGAGTTTATAATGTCTTTTGTTTTCTCAATTACTGATTATCAAATAATCTTATATATCAAACAAAAAGTCACTGCATATTTCCTTATGACTTTTTATTCGGATCATTTTTTAGATAATTTATTCGATATCTACTTTTATTTATTTAATAATATTTTAACGATAAAATTTTATTTAACTAAACTTAAATATGAATAAATATATTCTACAAAAAAATCAAACACAAATTTTAAAATTAAAATTAAACTTAAAATATTAAAATATTATTTTAAATACTTATTTAATATATTTTAAATTTGTATAAGTGACTTTCACACCTAAGTTCATTTAAATTTCTCATTTAAAAAAAAATTGTAGATTAAAAATATCCTTTCTTTATAAGCTAGTGAATATTAGTTTCTTGATTGAGCAATATCTTATAATTTAATACATTTTAACATTCTAACATTATTAATTTATAGAGATTTTAGTGTAGTTGAGTTCAAATTTTCGATTTCAGCTACTAGTTGTCATTAAATTTTAGAAACAGTTATGTTTCAAACTGCTTTTCAATTCGATTTGGTTTATTTTTGATAATTTTTGCATGTGTTAATTTACTTTTAACTCGGTCAGATTCCGCCAGATTTCCTTGTAACAATTTAAAGTTTTAGTTACAGTCAAATTCCACATTCAACCAAATCCAGCTCTTATCATTTAGACTTGTTACTTAAAACCAACAATACAACGAATTAAAAAAAAAAAGTAGAATGATTAATTTAATATCTGTAGTCCACAGTTTTGAAAATTTTGATAGACACATGTTGAAACAAAATGTAAACGAAAGATGCAAAACAAGTGGGTCGTTGGCTCCCGCCGCCTTGCCGCCATTACAAGTATATAAAACATTCTTTGTTATCCAAAATTTTATTTTTCAGCAAATAAAATGGCTCAATGTTAGCGACAGAAATGAATTAAAAAGGAAGATAAGAACGGGGTAATGGAGAGTTAGTGGGCCTACGTGAGAAGAACGTTCGAGTTTAAAGCGTCATGACTCAGGAGGGCCGCCTCCTAGATACTTTTCTTACCATTGCTAATAGTATATTTATATCTTTTTTTTTGGATTTTCTTTAGGGAATAGTTTTTGTTGGGTATCATCAATTATAAAGAAGACCGGCAAAAAGCAACTTTAAGCTGAGAAAACTAATCACCACATCAAAAAGATTGGGCGTGCTGAGACTCCAGTTAGAATAAAACTTGTCAGCTGAAGAAACATGCCCCCTTTCGTCTCAAATAAGACATCACTGGTTAACTTATGTAAGGAGGTTTTGTGGAAGTGACTGAGATTCTAATTATGAGGTCTTTGATGATTCTATCAAATTCGAAAGCTATAGTTTCGCAAAACCTAACATACTAGAATTGATTGACCATATTCAGTAGTTGTCTCATCAGACTTCAAACTTGGGTCAAGGACTCAAGAGAGAGAGTACAAGTAGAAAGAAGTTCATAAAACGATCCCCCTTGATTCATCATTCAAACGCTAAAAAGCCATAACATGAAACAAAACCCACCCCTGATTGGGGGGGTGGGGCTCAAATGAAACTTGGGGCAACCGGGCCCTTCGACATGCCAAGACGAACTTCCATCCCGTGGTGGAAGTCTACCGGCCTGACTGTCTCCGAGTCACGAGGGTCTGCAAGGAATGAAAAATACTTGTTTCAGATAAACTGATATTGAATTCTAACACCATGAACACAATCTTCTGCTTCTGTCGAGCATCAAAAAAGTATCAAAGTATGGATTTTTCATCGAATAGCTGCTGGTGCATACTGAGATACCATCAAACTGGAGTCAACTGATCTAGAGAAATGAATGCAGCATCGAGAAACATGCAATGCAATAGGAGTAAAAGGACAATTACCATTCAAGTAATCCTCAAAACCAAAGTCATCAATGGCTCCTGTGTAGACTTCCAAACCTAGCATTGACGAGGGAATTGGTCCAGACGGTCTTTGAAACCTAAACATTCCAGAGAGAAAAAGATAGATTTGAGAACAATACAACCAAATATTATTTTTTGCACACAAGCAGATCATGCAGCAAAAAACAATTTATACCTTATGCTCCCCAATGCACACAAGATTATATCAAGTTTTAACCGAGAAAGGGGCAAGGCGGTTAAATACTAGTTAACACATAGGTACCAGTAATGCACACAACTATCATAACGCCAATGAAAACAATCGAATAAACAGGACCTTATAAATGTATGCGTCAAACTTAAAAAAATTAAAACCACAGACTGGTTACACAAAGATAACAAAAACCTTTTATCTATAAACTCTTAGTTTCTGATAATTACTACTCATATACATGGCATTTTTGATTCAACCAAGTGGCAATTTCTAGATAATGTTGCAAACTTACCGAGAGAGAATTTGCCTGTCC includes:
- the LOC106298649 gene encoding cyclin-B1-2-like codes for the protein MESPKKIAHEIGGVKRDALRFGLNGVKSDIVGSHPLESSYESEKRSHEAMKRTIIGHTYGTALPLKMDMDRQILSRFQRPSGPIPSSMLGLEVYTGAIDDFGFEDYLNDPRDSETVRPVDFHHGMEVRLGMSKGPVAPSFI